A single window of Methanothermobacter marburgensis str. Marburg DNA harbors:
- a CDS encoding GAF domain-containing protein — MNDLREKLESVSSVKEASDIVFDEIKMRTGSRYCYVAYVDPENGDSVGIRFSHLTDYCSYYEEMGEARFRLPKSGRYGGLLGYSLDTGESFFTNNPAGHPAAHGIPEGHIKVSRFLSLAVKDDEGILGQIVAADPPENYNEGHLRVAEKIAETYAGVLRRFYRGEIPLR; from the coding sequence ATGAATGATCTGAGGGAAAAACTTGAATCTGTCTCGTCTGTTAAGGAAGCCTCTGATATTGTCTTTGATGAAATAAAAATGAGAACCGGAAGCAGGTACTGCTATGTTGCCTACGTTGACCCTGAAAATGGTGACAGTGTCGGTATAAGGTTCTCCCACCTGACAGACTACTGCAGTTACTATGAGGAGATGGGCGAGGCAAGGTTCAGGCTCCCAAAAAGCGGGAGGTACGGGGGCCTCCTCGGGTACTCCCTTGATACAGGGGAGTCATTCTTCACCAACAACCCCGCAGGGCACCCTGCAGCCCATGGGATACCCGAGGGACACATAAAGGTTTCAAGGTTCCTATCTCTGGCAGTGAAGGATGATGAGGGGATCCTAGGGCAGATAGTGGCAGCGGATCCCCCTGAAAATTACAATGAGGGTCACCTCAGGGTGGCTGAGAAGATCGCAGAGACTTACGCAGGGGTCCTTAGAAGGTTCTACCGTGGCGAGATACCCCTCAGATAG
- a CDS encoding DNA glycosylase, giving the protein MDIPVREFDLELTQESGQTSQPPWKRVDGAFRELLIIGGVPCPVEVRAGDEVLRVNPYSDVPRKPLKKKIEYIFDLKFEIEDLYSFLEDKGLSDTIQSSRGLRLFLAKDPFECIISSIASANCSIKRWTRAVDDIKRGWGDCHLFRGERFYTFPSPATLAGVEEESLEDLQRREDKLPDDFRFTDLRSCGVGYRAPYIRETSRILSEELDISKIHRMDYQDAREVLLELPGVGPKVADCILLYGFRKTEAFPVDVWVRRIMNHLYPDRNFSAREIAEFAAREYGEMAGYVQLYLFNHARRSGLLEKLRG; this is encoded by the coding sequence ATGGATATACCTGTAAGGGAATTCGACCTTGAACTGACCCAGGAGAGCGGCCAGACATCCCAGCCACCATGGAAAAGGGTTGACGGCGCCTTCAGGGAGCTCCTCATAATCGGGGGAGTGCCCTGCCCTGTGGAGGTGAGGGCTGGGGATGAAGTCCTCAGGGTGAACCCCTACTCTGATGTCCCCAGAAAACCTTTAAAGAAGAAGATAGAGTACATATTCGACCTTAAATTTGAAATTGAAGATTTATACAGTTTTCTTGAGGATAAAGGGCTCTCAGACACCATTCAATCATCAAGGGGGCTGAGGCTATTCCTTGCAAAGGATCCATTTGAGTGCATAATCTCATCCATAGCCTCTGCCAACTGCTCCATTAAGAGATGGACGAGGGCAGTGGATGACATCAAAAGGGGGTGGGGTGACTGCCACCTATTCAGGGGGGAGCGGTTCTACACCTTCCCATCCCCTGCCACCCTTGCAGGGGTTGAGGAGGAATCACTTGAGGACCTTCAGAGGCGCGAGGATAAACTACCCGATGATTTCAGGTTCACTGACCTCAGATCATGCGGGGTGGGCTACAGGGCCCCCTACATAAGGGAGACCTCAAGGATACTCTCTGAGGAACTTGATATCAGCAAAATCCACAGGATGGACTACCAGGATGCCAGGGAGGTCCTCCTTGAACTGCCAGGGGTCGGACCGAAGGTGGCTGACTGCATACTCCTCTATGGTTTCAGGAAGACCGAGGCCTTCCCTGTTGATGTTTGGGTGAGGAGGATAATGAACCACCTGTACCCTGATAGAAACTTCAGTGCCAGGGAGATTGCTGAATTTGCAGCCCGCGAGTACGGTGAAATGGCTGGTTACGTCCAGCTCTACCTCTTCAACCACGCAAGGAGGTCAGGGCTACTTGAAAAACTCAGGGGTTAA
- the hisF gene encoding imidazole glycerol phosphate synthase subunit HisF, with translation MLAKRIIPCLDCDLQVPHGRVVKGVEFKRIRYAGDPVELATRYYEDGADEIVFLDITASHERRETMTHVIEATTENVFVPICVGGGIRKPEDYVKMLKAGADKCSTNTAAIKNPELISEASKLVGSQACVVAIDAKRRYIENPRESDERFIIEVDDGYCWYECSIYGGREFTGIDAINWAMECQEMGAGEILLTSMDRDGTKEGYDIPLTRTMSENLDIPVIASGGVGNPQHIYEAFTDGKADAALAASIFHFNEYPVPAVKEYLHSRGIPVRLQEKRG, from the coding sequence ATGCTTGCAAAGAGGATAATACCATGTCTTGACTGCGACCTCCAGGTGCCTCATGGCAGGGTCGTGAAGGGCGTTGAATTCAAGAGGATAAGATATGCGGGGGACCCTGTGGAACTTGCAACCCGCTACTACGAGGATGGTGCCGATGAGATAGTCTTCCTTGACATAACAGCATCCCATGAGAGAAGGGAGACCATGACCCATGTGATAGAGGCAACCACCGAGAACGTCTTCGTGCCCATATGTGTGGGGGGAGGCATAAGGAAACCAGAGGACTACGTTAAGATGCTGAAGGCCGGCGCAGATAAGTGCTCAACAAACACGGCGGCAATAAAAAACCCTGAACTCATCAGTGAGGCATCAAAACTCGTGGGGTCCCAGGCATGTGTCGTTGCAATAGATGCCAAGAGGAGATACATTGAAAACCCCCGGGAATCAGATGAGAGGTTCATAATAGAAGTTGATGACGGCTACTGCTGGTACGAGTGCAGCATATACGGTGGAAGGGAGTTCACAGGGATAGACGCTATAAACTGGGCAATGGAGTGCCAGGAGATGGGGGCAGGGGAGATACTCCTCACATCCATGGACCGCGACGGCACAAAGGAGGGCTATGACATTCCACTCACAAGGACCATGAGCGAGAACCTGGACATACCTGTCATAGCATCAGGGGGGGTGGGAAACCCCCAGCACATATACGAGGCCTTCACAGATGGAAAGGCAGACGCGGCCCTCGCTGCAAGCATATTCCACTTCAACGAGTATCCGGTCCCCGCTGTGAAGGAGTACCTTCATTCAAGGGGTATCCCGGTCAGGCTACAGGAAAAACGGGGTTAA
- a CDS encoding dTDP-4-dehydrorhamnose 3,5-epimerase family protein — translation MEWLNWLYDYRRDSPTYGIINEIFMGERYPRAVYIPPGIFHGTKNIGTDIAVVIGMPSLLYDPENVDERRLDPNDNDLIPYEWGCKME, via the coding sequence ATGGAATGGTTAAACTGGCTCTATGACTACCGCAGGGATTCACCCACCTATGGTATAATAAATGAAATCTTTATGGGCGAAAGATACCCAAGAGCTGTTTACATACCTCCCGGGATATTTCATGGAACAAAGAATATTGGTACAGATATTGCTGTGGTCATAGGCATGCCGTCCCTTCTATATGATCCTGAAAACGTTGATGAAAGACGGCTGGACCCTAATGATAATGACTTGATACCCTATGAATGGGGCTGTAAAATGGAATAG
- a CDS encoding flavin reductase family protein codes for MAFISTVSGEGIRNIAPYSCLMPILRPFDLICVASAKMRDTYVNIMETEEFVINLPGADMVEKVIPTASHVPPEIDEFELAGLEEKPSAKVTVPGIRGCYAWMECELHRIYEDTYMEVPYLLIVGKVVHLEVDDRIYNRNDGSWDTEAARPLMMVESDRGMHFCTVTDLKYFEPYGAMFPDGKDPLSWMYKEESP; via the coding sequence GTGGCATTCATATCAACCGTGAGTGGTGAAGGTATAAGGAATATAGCCCCCTATTCATGTCTGATGCCCATTCTCAGGCCATTTGACCTTATCTGTGTGGCATCAGCTAAGATGAGGGATACATATGTGAACATAATGGAGACAGAGGAGTTTGTTATAAATCTGCCAGGTGCAGACATGGTTGAGAAAGTAATCCCCACAGCATCCCATGTTCCCCCAGAGATTGATGAATTTGAACTGGCTGGTCTTGAAGAGAAACCATCAGCAAAGGTGACAGTGCCGGGAATCAGGGGATGCTATGCATGGATGGAATGCGAACTTCACAGAATTTATGAGGATACCTACATGGAGGTACCATATCTACTGATAGTAGGTAAGGTTGTGCATCTGGAGGTCGATGATCGTATATACAACAGGAATGATGGTTCATGGGATACAGAAGCAGCCAGACCATTGATGATGGTAGAATCGGATAGGGGGATGCATTTCTGCACAGTAACGGATCTTAAATATTTTGAACCTTATGGTGCAATGTTCCCCGATGGGAAGGATCCCCTTTCATGGATGTATAAGGAGGAAAGTCCATGA
- a CDS encoding C39 family peptidase: MRKSCLWGLLILLTLAVSFNAAAAAETPQDNSSNPTDPMELSTADNPEGNFTDPAEFTIDDNITADTTGVVMQTRNYTCGPAALATLLQNLGINTTEDELADLAETTEDGTTMQGLIKAAKAKGVNAVAKRVSVENLKPGMIVYMDGHYSVIRDVDNETVSLADPSLGKISRPLEEFKDEYSGMALLISGNNTSADGTGDNLSENTTEEPSPEEIENIKGRYHTSYTEYRKVYVRIEYRWVCGWHKEVVGGIHTIFGTFPLYREVWGWYRVYDPHYELRVIAIKR; this comes from the coding sequence ATGAGAAAGTCGTGTCTTTGGGGTTTGCTGATCCTCCTCACACTCGCAGTATCCTTTAACGCTGCCGCAGCCGCAGAAACCCCGCAGGATAACAGCAGCAACCCCACCGATCCCATGGAACTATCCACAGCAGATAACCCTGAAGGGAACTTCACGGATCCAGCAGAGTTCACCATAGACGATAACATCACAGCCGACACCACAGGAGTGGTTATGCAGACCAGGAACTACACCTGCGGGCCGGCAGCACTCGCCACACTACTCCAGAACCTTGGAATAAACACAACCGAAGATGAGCTCGCAGACCTCGCCGAAACCACAGAAGACGGAACAACAATGCAGGGACTCATCAAAGCAGCAAAGGCCAAAGGCGTGAATGCAGTCGCAAAGAGGGTTTCTGTAGAAAACCTGAAACCTGGGATGATAGTCTACATGGACGGTCATTACAGTGTCATAAGAGATGTGGATAATGAGACAGTTTCACTGGCAGACCCCAGCCTCGGGAAGATATCAAGACCACTTGAAGAATTTAAAGATGAATACAGTGGTATGGCACTACTTATAAGTGGAAACAACACATCAGCGGACGGAACAGGAGATAACCTCTCAGAAAACACCACAGAAGAACCATCGCCAGAAGAAATTGAAAACATAAAAGGAAGATATCACACAAGCTACACGGAATACAGGAAAGTATACGTGCGTATAGAATATCGGTGGGTCTGTGGGTGGCACAAAGAGGTTGTAGGGGGTATACATACAATATTTGGAACTTTTCCACTTTACAGAGAAGTATGGGGCTGGTACAGAGTCTATGATCCGCACTATGAACTAAGAGTCATAGCCATTAAGAGGTGA
- a CDS encoding FmdE family protein has translation MDYSDIVKFHGHSCAGTALGYKVGKIVADRFGRSEDEEIVAVVENDSCSIDSIQFMTGCTFGKGNLIFRDHGKHVYTFLNRKTGEGIRISLKKTIDELMDELGAADRAEMTDRILEMDPHELFDVTDVVEEIPEKARIYGSVRCAECGEPVSEHRARIKNGEIVCIPCFRA, from the coding sequence ATGGATTATAGTGACATAGTCAAATTTCACGGTCATTCCTGTGCAGGGACAGCCCTTGGATACAAGGTTGGAAAGATCGTGGCAGATAGGTTTGGAAGATCAGAGGATGAGGAGATAGTCGCGGTTGTTGAGAACGACAGCTGCAGCATAGACTCCATCCAGTTTATGACAGGATGCACATTCGGTAAGGGAAACCTGATATTCAGGGACCATGGAAAACATGTCTACACGTTCCTGAACAGAAAAACAGGGGAGGGAATAAGGATATCCCTTAAAAAGACCATTGATGAACTCATGGATGAACTGGGAGCTGCTGACAGGGCTGAAATGACAGACAGGATACTTGAAATGGACCCCCATGAACTCTTTGATGTCACCGATGTGGTGGAGGAGATTCCAGAGAAGGCGAGGATCTATGGATCGGTGAGATGCGCTGAATGCGGAGAACCGGTTTCGGAGCACAGGGCAAGAATAAAGAATGGTGAAATAGTCTGCATCCCATGTTTCAGGGCCTAA
- a CDS encoding helicase C-terminal domain-containing protein — protein MENPLFCPDCGMMRDNCTCRGRGRLSFFRNLIKSDEKSDSINEDLQKRYPHIPCEIIENFPFPQPRPGQLDIINDIYQALEDGYRYVILEAGTGTGKSAIACTLAGIYQPAYILTMTKQLQDQYATEFGFPVVKGRGNFLCRNDDLESTCDMGTCQTTPSSENFHCPYGVVRGETLLGEEAFQDSYGNRVFFRTDEHCHYWEQKAEAINSPITLMNYDYAFLELNYVGHFDRRNLMILDEAHNIEDKLMKRLEVTISNRRLRKDIKRTIPSSMMQEDDPAEWILQVEAIADHYSDLELESLPRKRRDRIKRTIKRLSELKMSLEDEPKNWVIDSDGESVSFKPLRVHHYAHDRLFSYSESCLFMSATILNERLFCQWLGIKPDEAYIVRVDSPFPASRRPIELKIAGKMSRNRIKQTAPETIPILNRILERHRNDKGLIHTHNYRCQRFIMENIPNRRLIDHKASNREAVLRYFEDSTEPLVLVSPSMSEGVDLPYDKCRFQVIYKIPFPYLGDKQVNRRQRMDQRWYAYKTIMTLMQAYGRGMRAHDDSCYTYILDGNIEMLFRSPLYRSLLPEFFKEAIVNE, from the coding sequence ATGGAAAACCCACTTTTCTGTCCCGACTGTGGAATGATGAGGGATAACTGCACATGCAGGGGCAGGGGGCGCCTTTCATTCTTCAGGAACCTCATAAAATCCGATGAGAAATCAGATTCCATCAACGAGGACCTCCAGAAGAGGTATCCCCACATACCCTGCGAAATCATAGAGAACTTTCCCTTTCCCCAGCCGAGACCAGGGCAGCTTGATATCATAAACGACATCTACCAGGCACTTGAGGACGGCTACCGCTACGTTATACTCGAGGCAGGTACAGGTACTGGAAAGTCGGCAATAGCATGCACCCTCGCAGGCATCTACCAGCCTGCATACATACTCACAATGACAAAACAGCTCCAGGACCAGTATGCCACTGAATTCGGGTTTCCGGTTGTGAAGGGGAGGGGCAACTTCCTCTGCCGCAACGACGACCTGGAGTCAACCTGTGACATGGGCACCTGCCAGACAACCCCCTCATCAGAGAACTTCCACTGCCCCTACGGTGTTGTGAGGGGCGAAACACTCCTGGGTGAGGAGGCATTCCAGGACTCATATGGCAACAGGGTATTCTTCAGGACAGATGAGCACTGCCACTACTGGGAACAGAAGGCAGAGGCCATAAACAGCCCCATAACCCTCATGAACTATGACTACGCATTCCTTGAACTGAACTACGTGGGCCACTTTGACAGGAGGAATCTCATGATACTGGACGAGGCCCACAACATCGAGGATAAACTCATGAAGCGACTGGAGGTCACCATATCCAACAGGCGCCTCAGGAAGGACATTAAGAGGACAATACCCTCCAGTATGATGCAGGAGGATGACCCCGCCGAGTGGATCCTCCAGGTTGAGGCCATAGCCGACCACTACAGTGACCTTGAACTGGAATCACTGCCCAGGAAGAGGAGGGACAGGATAAAGAGGACCATCAAGAGGCTTTCGGAACTTAAAATGAGCCTTGAGGATGAACCAAAAAACTGGGTTATTGATTCCGACGGTGAATCGGTTTCATTCAAACCCCTCAGGGTCCACCACTATGCACATGACCGCCTCTTCTCCTACTCTGAGTCATGCCTCTTCATGAGCGCCACAATACTGAATGAGAGGCTCTTCTGCCAGTGGCTGGGCATAAAACCCGATGAGGCCTACATCGTAAGGGTCGACAGCCCATTCCCGGCATCAAGAAGACCCATAGAACTGAAGATCGCCGGGAAAATGTCAAGGAACCGGATAAAGCAGACGGCCCCGGAGACCATCCCCATATTGAACAGAATACTTGAAAGGCACAGAAACGATAAGGGACTCATACATACACACAACTACCGCTGCCAGAGGTTCATAATGGAGAACATACCAAACAGGAGACTCATCGACCACAAGGCATCCAACAGGGAGGCCGTTCTAAGATACTTTGAGGACTCCACTGAACCGCTGGTCCTTGTGAGCCCATCGATGAGTGAGGGTGTTGATCTACCCTATGATAAGTGCAGGTTCCAGGTGATCTACAAGATACCCTTCCCCTACCTTGGGGATAAGCAGGTGAACAGGAGGCAGAGGATGGACCAGAGGTGGTACGCCTACAAGACCATAATGACACTGATGCAGGCATATGGGCGTGGGATGAGGGCGCATGACGACTCATGCTACACCTACATACTGGACGGTAACATAGAGATGCTCTTCAGAAGCCCCCTCTACAGGTCGCTCCTCCCTGAGTTCTTCAAGGAGGCCATAGTCAATGAATAA
- the cobI gene encoding precorrin-2 C(20)-methyltransferase, translating to MNGKLIGVGVGPGDSELLTIRALKVLKSVPVICAPRSSSERDSIALSIVKDVLSERDDDYRVIDPVFPMTDDRGELERHWDEAARLVSGELASGRDVAFITLGDPSIYSTFSYLQRRIEDMGFETEMVPGVTSFTACAASAGTSIVEGDEILVVVPRVDERFRNIIENVDACVIMKTSRHGRRARDVVESDPRERDVVSVENCSMDDEVVERGFPSQGRYLATTIVRFRGSI from the coding sequence ATGAATGGAAAACTCATAGGTGTGGGTGTTGGACCAGGTGACAGTGAACTTTTAACCATAAGGGCCCTGAAGGTTTTAAAATCAGTTCCAGTTATATGCGCTCCCCGTTCGTCATCTGAAAGGGACAGCATAGCCCTTTCAATTGTGAAGGATGTTTTAAGTGAACGTGACGATGATTACAGGGTGATTGATCCTGTATTTCCCATGACAGATGATAGGGGGGAACTTGAAAGGCACTGGGATGAGGCTGCCCGCCTGGTTTCAGGGGAACTTGCCTCAGGGAGGGATGTTGCATTTATAACCCTGGGTGACCCCTCCATCTACAGCACCTTCAGTTACCTTCAGAGGCGGATTGAGGATATGGGCTTTGAGACAGAGATGGTTCCTGGTGTGACATCGTTCACAGCGTGTGCTGCAAGTGCAGGTACGTCGATCGTGGAGGGTGATGAGATCCTTGTTGTGGTGCCAAGGGTCGATGAGCGCTTCAGGAACATAATTGAAAACGTTGATGCCTGCGTTATAATGAAGACCTCACGTCATGGGAGGCGCGCCAGGGATGTTGTGGAGTCTGACCCCCGGGAGAGGGATGTCGTATCTGTGGAGAACTGCAGCATGGATGATGAGGTGGTTGAGAGGGGCTTCCCGTCACAGGGGAGGTACCTTGCAACGACCATAGTGAGGTTCAGGGGCAGCATCTAA
- a CDS encoding V4R domain-containing protein, which yields MRERQQFTIFATDRGIEVIESPVKSLILSELIKRELRFQDIVRITGKSKSTVSKHLSDLRMAGLIVERPDPADRRIKVFSINSRYLGKLRRKKRGELDEEKTEFLAKHLTSVGDPFEFFRLMFHVLRVELIKEGINIDPILHEAGLKIGEVIYPSLGAGNLEDLLENLRRFWRINRLGTLKVESTDPLIIRAYDCFECGLLPDIGESACALDLGILEAVFGRYFNSDVEIQETECYARGDERCSFLINP from the coding sequence ATGAGGGAAAGACAGCAGTTCACAATATTCGCAACGGATAGGGGAATAGAGGTAATCGAGAGTCCCGTTAAATCACTTATACTATCAGAACTCATAAAGAGGGAACTCAGATTTCAGGATATAGTCAGAATAACCGGGAAATCCAAGTCCACGGTATCAAAGCACCTATCTGATCTCAGAATGGCCGGACTCATCGTTGAAAGGCCGGACCCTGCAGACAGGAGAATAAAGGTCTTCTCAATAAACTCAAGGTACCTGGGTAAACTCAGAAGAAAAAAGCGCGGAGAACTGGATGAGGAAAAAACAGAGTTTCTTGCAAAACACCTGACCTCAGTGGGGGACCCATTTGAGTTCTTCAGGCTGATGTTCCATGTACTCAGGGTTGAACTCATAAAGGAGGGTATAAACATCGACCCCATTCTCCACGAGGCGGGATTGAAGATAGGGGAGGTCATATACCCCAGTTTAGGGGCAGGGAACCTCGAGGATCTCCTTGAAAACCTCAGAAGATTCTGGAGAATAAACCGGCTGGGGACACTCAAGGTGGAAAGCACTGATCCACTTATAATCAGGGCCTACGACTGCTTTGAATGCGGACTGCTTCCTGACATCGGGGAATCCGCCTGTGCCCTGGACTTAGGGATACTTGAGGCCGTTTTTGGCAGATACTTCAATTCTGATGTTGAAATACAGGAGACAGAATGCTATGCAAGGGGGGATGAGAGGTGCTCGTTCCTCATAAACCCATGA
- a CDS encoding FprA family A-type flavoprotein, whose protein sequence is MKAAAKRISDGVYWTGVLDWDLRNYHGYTLQGTTYNAYLVCGDEGVALIDNSYPGTFDELMARVEDALQQVGMERVDYIIQNHVEKDHSGVLVELHRRFPEAPIYCTEVAVKGLLKHYPSLREAEFMTVKTGDVLDLGGKTLTFLETPLLHWPDSMFTLLDEDGILFSNDAFGQHLCCPQRLDREIPEYILMDAARKFYANLITPLSKLVLKKFDEVKELGLLERIQMIAPSHGQIWTDPMKIIEAYTGWATGMVDERVTVIYDTMHGSTRKMAHAIAEGAMSEGVDVRVYCLHEDDRSEIVKDILESGAIALGAPTIYDEPYPSVGDLLMYLRGLKFNRTLTRKALVFGSMGGNGGATGTMKELLAEAGFDVACEEEVYYVPTGDELDACFEAGRKLAAEIRR, encoded by the coding sequence ATGAAGGCCGCAGCAAAAAGAATATCCGATGGAGTATACTGGACTGGAGTCCTGGACTGGGATCTTAGAAACTACCATGGATACACCCTGCAGGGCACCACATACAACGCCTACCTTGTCTGTGGAGATGAGGGGGTTGCACTGATAGACAACTCCTACCCCGGCACCTTTGATGAGCTCATGGCAAGGGTTGAGGACGCCCTGCAACAGGTGGGAATGGAGAGGGTTGACTACATAATCCAGAACCACGTTGAAAAGGACCACAGCGGTGTCCTGGTGGAACTCCACAGGAGGTTCCCTGAAGCTCCCATCTACTGCACAGAGGTGGCTGTTAAGGGGCTCCTGAAACACTACCCCTCCCTCAGGGAAGCAGAGTTCATGACCGTGAAAACAGGGGATGTGCTTGATCTTGGCGGGAAGACACTGACATTCCTGGAGACCCCGCTGCTCCACTGGCCAGACAGCATGTTCACCCTACTTGATGAGGATGGGATACTCTTCTCAAACGACGCCTTTGGACAGCACCTCTGCTGCCCCCAGCGCCTTGACAGGGAGATACCAGAATACATCCTCATGGATGCTGCCAGGAAGTTCTATGCAAACCTCATAACCCCACTCTCAAAGCTGGTACTCAAAAAATTCGACGAAGTTAAGGAGCTTGGGCTCCTCGAAAGGATCCAGATGATCGCCCCATCCCATGGGCAGATCTGGACAGACCCCATGAAGATCATAGAGGCCTACACAGGCTGGGCCACAGGCATGGTGGATGAGAGGGTCACGGTGATCTACGACACCATGCACGGTTCAACCAGGAAGATGGCCCATGCCATAGCAGAGGGAGCTATGAGTGAGGGGGTCGATGTTAGGGTCTACTGCCTCCATGAGGATGACCGGAGCGAGATCGTGAAGGACATACTTGAAAGCGGCGCCATAGCACTTGGAGCCCCCACCATATACGACGAGCCCTACCCAAGCGTCGGAGACCTCCTCATGTACCTCAGGGGCCTCAAATTCAACAGAACCCTCACCAGGAAGGCCCTTGTATTCGGGTCAATGGGTGGAAATGGTGGTGCCACAGGCACCATGAAGGAGCTCCTTGCAGAGGCGGGATTCGATGTTGCCTGCGAGGAGGAAGTGTACTACGTGCCCACAGGTGATGAACTCGACGCCTGCTTTGAGGCCGGTAGAAAACTTGCAGCTGAAATCCGGAGGTGA
- a CDS encoding ferritin-like domain-containing protein: protein MNENRTGICRDTEIEKVVDANFRGECSEVGMYLAMARQAQREGLPEVAEALRTIALEEAEHAARFAELNGVIRDNLKENIEMMLEGEEAASREKGEAALRATECGVDEARDFFHESSRDEGRHARMLRGILERYFKG, encoded by the coding sequence ATGAACGAAAACAGGACAGGCATATGCAGGGATACTGAGATCGAGAAGGTGGTTGATGCCAACTTCAGGGGAGAATGCAGCGAGGTTGGCATGTACCTTGCAATGGCGAGGCAGGCCCAGAGGGAGGGCCTACCTGAGGTGGCAGAGGCCCTCAGAACCATAGCCCTTGAGGAGGCTGAGCATGCCGCCAGGTTTGCAGAGCTCAATGGCGTGATCAGAGACAACCTCAAGGAGAACATCGAGATGATGCTTGAGGGTGAAGAGGCTGCCAGCAGGGAAAAGGGTGAAGCGGCCCTCAGGGCCACAGAGTGTGGTGTTGATGAGGCCCGTGACTTCTTCCATGAGAGCTCAAGGGATGAGGGAAGGCATGCCCGTATGCTCAGGGGCATTCTTGAGAGGTACTTCAAGGGATAG
- a CDS encoding rubredoxin — protein MYVCRICQYQVPDRDFSELGDGWVCPQCGVGRDEFEHSADSSSPEQPFMLMFRAITESLWKVLGNGSQGVTREMGFVLAEIIDPEDPVKSTAEYFLSHGFAASIECSEGEKHVMDVKNCRFYGFCRSLEDDGVTVSTCPYANTAAAALETSTGYRYRIRRLPGEYGHIIELSGVSKK, from the coding sequence ATGTACGTCTGCAGGATATGCCAGTACCAGGTCCCTGACAGGGATTTCAGCGAACTTGGGGATGGCTGGGTCTGCCCCCAGTGTGGTGTGGGAAGAGACGAGTTTGAACACTCAGCCGATTCATCATCCCCTGAGCAGCCATTCATGCTCATGTTCAGGGCCATCACAGAGAGCCTCTGGAAGGTCCTCGGCAATGGTTCCCAGGGAGTCACAAGGGAGATGGGCTTCGTCCTGGCAGAGATCATTGACCCTGAGGATCCTGTAAAATCAACAGCAGAATACTTCCTCAGCCATGGATTCGCGGCATCCATCGAGTGCTCTGAAGGAGAGAAGCATGTGATGGATGTGAAAAACTGCAGGTTCTATGGTTTCTGCCGCTCCCTTGAGGACGATGGGGTCACAGTATCCACCTGCCCCTATGCAAACACCGCTGCAGCGGCCCTTGAGACCTCCACAGGATACAGGTACAGGATAAGGAGGCTTCCAGGGGAATACGGTCACATCATCGAACTTTCAGGGGTATCAAAAAAATAG